A window of Exiguobacterium sp. FSL W8-0210 genomic DNA:
ACGAAAGGTGCGATCGGCTACTTCGGTTATGCCTACTACGCTGAAAACAAAGATAAGTTAAAAGAAGTTCCACTTTCAGCTGAAGGAAAAGACGCTGTCGATCCAACACCTGAAACGATAAAAGATTTATCTTACCCGCTTTCACGTGAAATCTACACGTATGTCAACAACAAATCATTGAATGACAAAAAACAGGTAGCAGACTTCGTGAAATTCACGAACGAAAACGCTGGAGATTTAGCTGAAGAAGTCGGTTATATCAAAATGCCACAAGATCGTTACGATGAAAACGCAAAAGCAATCAAAGACGCAATGAAATAATCATCGAGTCATGAGGATGGCCCAATCGGGGAAGTCTGTACCGGTTGGGTCCCGTTCTCATGTCAAGAAGGAGTAGGGAGCGAAGAAGGATGAATTCAACACCCAATAAATCGGTTCGCGAGCTGATTCAACAGAACCGACAGCAAAAATTCAGTATGAAAAACGTCATGGAACGCGTCATGCCGATCGTTTTGTTCCTGTGCGCGTTTGTCTCGGTCGTTACGACCATCGGCATCATTCTCACGTTAGTCATTGAAACCGAACACTTCTTTGAAGTCGTTCCGTTCAAGGAATTCTTCGGCAGTACGAGCTGGTATCCACTGAACTCTCAACCGGAGTATGGAATTTGGCCGCTTGTCGTCGGTACGCTTGAGATTACCGTGATTGCGATGCTAGTTGCCGTGCCGATCGGCCTCACTTCAGCGATTTATTTAAGTGAGTATGCGTCTGACCGCGCACGCCGTATCTTAAAACCGATTTTAGAAGTATTAGCTGGTGTTCCGACGATCGTTTTCGGATTCTTCGCGTTGACGTTCGTCACACCACTACTCGTTAAATTAATTCCGGGCATTCAAATCTACAATGCCCTCAGTCCGGGAATTGTCGTCGGGATCATGATCATTCCAATGATCGCTTCGATTTCTGAGGATGCGATGAGCTCTGTTCCGAAAAAAATTCGGGACGGTGCGCTTGCTCTTGGTTCGACACGTCTTGAAGTTGCTTTGAAAGTCGTCGTTCCAGCTGCCTTGTCAGGAATCATTGCTTCGATCGTACTCGGGATGTCTCGTGCGATCGGTGAGACGATGATCGTGACGATCGCTGGTGGTTCGAATCCGACAGCTGCCGTTGATCCACTGGAGCCGGTTCAAACGATGACTGCGTATATCGTTCAGGTCGCTTTAGGCGATGCTGGATTTGGAACAGTTGAATATTACAGTATCTATGCGGTTGGTACGCTCTTGTTCGTCTTTACGTTATTGATGAACTTACTTGCGAACTGGATTACACGCCGCTTCAGAGAGGAGTATTAAGATGGCCTTACCAGAAAAGCAACCTGTCACGAAAAAATTCATCGACCCGGTCGCGGTTAAGAAATCCATTAGCCAACGCCTCGTCGTCAATAATGTAACAAAAGTCATTTTCCTCGTCGGTCTGTTTTTCGGTCTCGTCGTCTTAGGTATTCTCCTATACGGCGTCATCCGTGACGGTGCGTCATGGTTATCACTAGAATTTCTACAAAACGCACCTTCTCGTCGTGCGGAACGTGCGGGAATCTATCCAGCATTAATGGGTTCTATCTATTTAATGCTCTTGATCATCCCGATGATCTTTATCATTGGTGTCGGAGCAGCGATTTATTTAGAAGAATATGCGAAGAAGAGTCGGATGACATCGTTCATCGAAGTCAACATCTCGAACCTCGCGGGTGTTCCGTCGATCGTCTTCGGATTACTCGGATTGACGTTCTTCGTCCGTAACATGGGCTTCGGTTCGACGTTGATTGCTGGAGCTTTGACGCTCGCATTGATGAGTCTTCCAGTCGTCATCGTTTCTTCTCAAGAAGCGATTCGCGCCGTGCCACAAGCGATGCGTCATGCATCACTCGCACTCGGTGCATCGAAATGGCAAACGACATTTAAAGTCGTTCTTCCGGCATCACTTCCGGGTGTCATCACGGGAATCATCTTAGCTGTTTCCCGAGCGATCGGTGAGACAGCACCGTTGATCATGGTCGGAGCTGCCATTTTCATCGCTCGTGCGCCCGAAGGAATCTTCTCGGAGTTCACGGCATTACCAATTCAAATCTATAACTGGACAAGTCGTCCACAAGCGGACTTCCAAGGACTTGCAGCGGCAGGCATCATCGTCTTAATGGTCATTCTCTTGACGATGAACTCGCTTGCGATCTGGATCCGGAACCGATTCTCAAAACGCTACTAATCGAACGAGATAGATAGAAGGGATTTCTTTTAAGGAGGAAGACAGATGATGGATACGAAGCTGAATACGAAATCAGTCGTTACAGAAGGGACAGAGCGTATGAACCAACCAGTAGCAGCACGTGAGAGCGTCTATAACGTCAAAGACTTAAACTTATGGTACGGTGACGATCATGCGTTGAAAGATGTCAATCTCGACATTAAGAAAAATGAAGTCACGGCAATCATTGGACCGTCTGGTTGCGGGAAATCGACATTCATCAAAACATTGAATCGAATGGTCGAACTCGTTCCGATCGTACGGACGAATGGTGCAATCGAGTATCACGGACGTAATATCTTTGATAAAGAATACGGTGTCGAAGAATTACGGACATCGGTCGGAATGGTCTTCCAGCAACCGAACCCATTCCCAAAATCAATTTATGACAACATCGCTTATGGTCCCCGTGTCCACGGTGTTAAAAACAAAAAAATCCTCGACGAGATCGTCGAACGCAGTTTACGCCGTGCAGCGATCTGGGATGAAGTCAAAGATCGTTTGAACGAAAATGCTTATGGTCTTTCTGGTGGTCAGCAACAACGTCTTTGTATCGCGCGTTGCCTTGCAATCGAGCCGGACGTCATCTTAATGGATGAGCCGACATCGGCACTTGACCCGATTTCTACATTAAAAGTAGAAGAACTCGTCCAAGAGTTGAAATCGGACTACTCGATCATCATCGTGACACACAACATGCAGCAAGCTGCACGTGTATCGGATAAAACGGCATTCTTCTTGAACGGGGAAGTCGTCGAGTTCGATCAAACAGACCGGATCTTTGGAAATCCGAGTGACAAACGGACGGAAGATTACATTTCAGGACGATTCGGATAAGAAGGGGAGACGAGACGAATGGCAGCGAACCGTACGATTTTTGGAGAAAATCTTGCAATACTCGATCAAAAGGTCTTTTTACTGGCTCGTAAGACGATGCAACAGATCGCAACAACGGCAGAAGCACTCGAAAAATATGATCAAGACATCGCGCGTGGTGTCATCGAAAACGATAATGAACTCGATGATCTTGAACTTGAAATCAACGATGATGCGATTTTATTAATCGCGAAGCAACAACCCGTTGCGACAGATTTACGACGAATCATCACCGCGATGAAAATTTCGTCGGATCTCGAACGGATTGCAGATTACGCGGGGAATATCTCAAAAGCGGTTCTTCGTGTCGAGACATTCCCGTATGTCATCGATATCTCTTTGTTGAAGGAAGCATTCGAGACATTACTGGATATGACGGAAACTGCAATCGTCGCCTATCGTGACGGAGATGTCGAGAAAGCAAAAGCCTTGTCTGATCTCGATAACGTCATTGATGAGACGACATATAAGGCACTTCGCCAGTATATGCGTCATATGTCGCTTCAGCCAATCGTCGTCGATGAAGTCATGCAATTCACGAACATTTGCCGCTACATCGAGCGGATGGGTGATCACTTGACGAACGTCGGGGAGCATCTGATCTATCTCGAAAAAGGAAAACATTATGATTTAAACGGATGAATCAAGTAGGCAGGAGGAATTTCCTCTGCCTACTTTTTTTGTAAAGGGATTCGAAACACGTTTGTAGAATAGGAAAGAAGTGAATAATGACAGAGAGGTGATTGGGAATGCTTGAGCAAATCATTAAAATGAAAGAACAAGGGCTGACAACAAAACAAATCGCAGCTCAATTGGATACGACTGAAGGGAAAATCAAATATGCTTGGACTAAATATCGTAAATCGTTAACAGAACAACCTTCTGTAGCAGCGCCGAAAGTAAAATCAAAAACGGTCAAGCAGACGAAAAAGTCGACTGCACCGGTATTAGACGTCGTACCGTCTGTGCAAGTGGTACCTTCGCTAGAACGCGACGCGTTTGGAATGGCGACACATTACGAGGATGACATCCTCCACGCCATCGTTCAGTCACCGACAGCTTTATACGTCTACTGGGAATTATCTGAACTGTCGAAACAGTTGCTAGAAACGCACTATCACACGACGTTTGATTCGTTCCGTAAAGAATTACGCATCATTGATGTCACGCTTGTTGAATACGAACAAGGACAGGCAAATCGGACGTATCAATTCGAACTGCCAGAAATGACGAATGCTTGGTTCGTTCGACCAGTCGCCCCGAATACTACATACATCATTGAATGGGGCATTCAAACAATCGACGGGGACTTTGTTCCAGTACTGCGTTCAAAACCAGTCGAAACGCCACGTGACGAACCAGTCACGGACGGACGGTTCGCGGAAGTCGTGCATCATTGGCAATACGGAGAGGTCGAACAACCGGAATGGGTCGAAGTATTACGTCCTTATTCCTATTTCGATCGCGTCCGGTAATGGAATTAGAGAGAGGGAAAGGAAGAGAAGCTATGCGAAAAGGATATTTTTCACTCGTCTTACATGCACATTTACCATATATCCGTCATGAAGAGGCGCATCGTCTAGAAGAACGGTGGATGTATGAAGCGATTTCAGAAACCTATATCCCATTATTGTGGGAGGTCAATCGCTTGTCACGTCCGCTCGGCTGGACGGTCAGCATTTCGCCACCCGTCATCGAGATGCTTGCCGACCCATTGATTCAAGAGCGGTATATCGAGCATATCGAAGATACGTTACGTTTGATTCGCCAGGAACTAGAGCGAGAGCTTGCTCAAAAGGAACGAGATGCGCTTCTATTCTATCAAGACCGCTATCAAGATTTATTGAATACGTTCCTTCACTGGGAAAAAGATTTGAACCGCGCATTCCGTCATTACAAAGAGCAAGGTTATCTCGATTTGATTACGTGTACGGCGACACACGGATTCAGTCCGCACATGTTGTCTGAACAAGCGGCACGTTCTGAAATTCAGACGGGATTGAACTGTTTCGAACGTCATTACGGATTCCGTCCATCTGGTCTTTGGATGCCGGAGTGTGCGTATACGCCAGGACTTGATCGTATTTTGTACGAAGAGGGCATTCGTTATACATTCGTTGACGAACATTCAATTTTAAACGCGGATCCGTCACCGAAACATGGAATCGGAGCACCTGTCTATTCTCCGCACGGTGTGGCACTCTTCCCGCGTGATCAAATCATTTCCGGGAAGATTTGGAGCTCTGTCATCGGATACCCGGGTCATCCGGATTACCGCGAGTTTTATCGTGATCTTGCATACGATCGGGAGTGGGATCAAATCGCTGAGTTCATGCACCCGGAAGGCTTACGTTATGATACAGGATTGAAATTGCATCGCGTAACAGGAGAAACGGATCAAAAAGACTATTACGTCCGTGATTGGGCATGGCAACGGACGAGTGAGCATGCAGCAGACTTCGCACAAGCACTCGGTGAACATTTGGATGCGCATCAAGGACAAGACTTCCCACCGTTCCTTGTCACAGCACCATTTGATGCCGAATTGTTCGGTCACTGGTGGTTTGAAGGTCCCGACTTCCTCGGTAAAGCGATGGAACGTTTAGAAGGTCAAGGAATTGAGTCGATTTCACCGGCGATCTTCCTCGAACGTCACTTCCAAGACATCGACACGGCACATGTCGCGATGGGAACGTGGGGACGAAAAGGCTACGCGGAAGTCTGGATCAATGAACGGAATGACTGGATGATTCGTCATCTCCATCAACTTGAGAAGAGACTAGCAGGTGTCGTAGCCCGAAATCGTCATCAAGATGCGTTGACTGTCAAAGCAAAGCGTCAACTCATTCGAGAATACCTCCTCGCTGTCTCGAGCGACTGGCCGTTCATCCTCGATGGACAGACGACAGCTCAATATGCTGCGAATCGTTTCCGGGAGCACATCCTACGTTTTGAAGAAACGGAGCGTCGCCTGGATGCTGAGGAGCTGACGGTGGAATGGTTGGATGATCGATATCGCGAATATCCTTTCCTTCGAGATTCAGATATTGAACCGGATGTCTTCTTGACAGCACATGATTACTACGTGGCAGTGAAGCGTGAGAAATCTTGGAATACGGACGCCATCTTGTTGTTCGTCCGACAATATGATGCGTCAGACCGGCCGGCTTCGGAGCTCGCTCGACGACTTGCTGCTGCTGGTGAGAATGTCTATGTCGTCACGGAACATCCAGAAGCGTATCGATTTGAAGAAGGTGTTCATGTTTACGGAGTGCAAGTGACGGGTCTACCGCTCGTTCAGACCTATAACCAACTGGCGGCACTAAATTTAGCATTCTTACGCCAAGCGCAAGCCTTGAGTAAGATCGTTGATTTCGCAGTCATCCACAACTTCAACATGGAGACCGCATCAGCTGCCCAAGCTATCGCGAAGATGAAAGAGTTGCCACTCGTAAGTAACGTCTACGATGTCGAAAGTGAGCGTTCTCCTGATCGTTCAGGTGGTCTGGTCGTTGCCTTAAAACGACTTGAAGGAGATGCGTTGCGCCAATCAGCGGTCGTTTATCTAGAACGAGAAGAGTCACGTCACGGGGTGGAACAAGAGTATCACGTCGAAAAGAAGCCACTGCGTTTTGAAGAGAACCTTGAAAAACCATATCAACACGTGACGAATCCGAAAAAGAACGGATGAACAGTTGCAATTCCTTTTCTTTCTTGGTACGATACTTGAGTATGCTTAACCTTATGTAAAGCAAAATCACTTGATACATCGAGAGCTAGATAGGAGGGAATCCCATGCGCGTTAAAATCACATTAGCTTGCACTGAAACTGGTGACCGTACTTATATCACTAAAAAGAACAAGCGTAACAACCCAGAGCGTCTTGAGTTGAAGAAATACAACCCACGTCTCCGTAAGCACACACTTCACCGTGAAGTGAAATAATTGAGATGGAAGCCGTCACTTCGTGTGATGGCTTTTTTTGTGGAAAGGAAGACAGTCATGAACAAACAAGAAGTACGCCGTCTAATCAAAGAAAGATTAGATGTAATGGAGAATCGTACGGAGAAGGAACGGTTGATTTACGAACATGTTTTGTTGTTGCCTGAGTGGCAACAAGCGACATGTGTCGCGATCACATTAGCTTTTCGAAATGAATGTGATACAAGAATGCTGATTGAACAGGCGTGGCAAGAGGGCAAGACGGTCTTGATACCAAAAGTAGTCGGAGACGAGATGATCTTTTATGAACATGGACCAGAAGATCAACTGCAAGCAAATCAGATGGGGATTGCTGAACCGATAGCTTCAGCACGTCGCGCCTCACTTGATCAAGCAGAGCTTTGCCTCGTTCCAGGTCGCGCCTATCGACGGGACGGATATCGGTTAGGGTGGGGAGGAGGCTATTACGATCGTGCACTCGTGACATATACAGGTTGCAAAGTATCGATTGCCTTTTCTGAACAACTTCTTTCAGATTTCGAAGTGGAAGCCTTTGATATTCCAGTTGACCTGATCGTTACTGACTTAGAGGTCATCCGATGCTAAGCGCGACCATTTTGTTTTGTCTATTGCTGGCTTGGACCGGACGATCTTTTCGTTTATTGACGACAAGTGGTGCGATCATGACCTTGCTCGTCGGTAGTGGTGTCTCATTCGGATTCGGTTGGCAAGGATTAGTAGTACTCTTGCTTTTCTTTGGTAGCTCGAGCTTGTTATCGAAGGTCGGACGGTCCAGAAAACAATCGGTCGACTCCATCGTTGAGAAGGACGGCGCGCGTGACGGATGGCAGGTTCTTGCGAATGGAGGGCTAGCGTTCGTTGCTGCCTTAGCGTATGCCATGACGATGGATTTTGCGTATCTCTTGTTATTTCTATTCGTCATCGCAGCATCGAATGCTGATACGTGGGCATCCGAAATCGGACCGCTCTCAAAACGTGATCCATGGTCGCTCAAAACGTTACGCCGGGTACCAGCAGGAACAAGTGGAGCGATGTCGCTGATTGGAACGGTAGGTACGATCGCAGGAGCTGCGTTCATCGCGATAGCAGCGCATTGGATATTTTCTCTTTCTTTAAGGGACGTCTTACTCGTAACAAGCATCGGTGTACTTGGGAGCCTACTGGATACACTATTTGGAGCAGTAGGGCAACGCGTTTACCGATGTACGGTTTGTGGAGAATACACAGAAAAGCGAGAGCACCATGGTCAACCGACCGCTTACGTTTCGGGCATTCGATTTTTAGGGAACGATGCTGTCAATGTCTTAACGAGTGGTTTGGCAAGTGGAATCGGGTTTATCATCGTTCGATTCTGGTAACTGGAAAGTATATGAGTATGTAATTCTTTATGTTAGGATATCAATGACACAAAATGGACAAATGTGATTAATTTCACATGATACAAAGAATGTGAAAGATGTTACAATTTACTTGTGAGATAGCTAACAAACTCTTAGGATGAATGAAAGGGTGGACATAACGATATGGAATTACATGCGAAAGTGACACGGGTAGCTCTCATTGGAGCTGGTGCAGTTGGTTCAAGCTTTGCCTATCAGATGTCAACAGCTGGACTTTGTGAAGAACTTGTCATCATTGATGTCAACAAAGCCAAAGCAGAGGGCGAGGCAATGGACTTAAACCATGGAACACCATTTAGCTCTTCACCGATGCGAATATGGGCTGGCGACTACGCAGACTGCCGCGAAGCGGAAGTCGTCGTCATCACGGCAGGCGCTCCACAAAAACCAGGTGAGACAAGACTCGATCTCGTCGCAAAGAATGCGTTGATCATGAAAGAAATGATTCGTCAAATCATGGATTCCGGTTTTGATGGAATCATCGTCGTGGCTTCCAATCCGGTTGATATCATGGCACATCTTGCCTGGAAATATTCTGGTCTTCCGAAAGCACGCGTATTTGGATCAGGGACGGTGCTGGATACAGCGCGTCTGCGTCAAATGCTCGGAGAATACTTTCACATTGATTCCCGAAATGCCCATGCCTATATTCTTGGCGAACATGGTGACACGGAATTCGCAGCCTGGAGTAACAGCCGCATTTATGGGAAAACGATTGATGAACTCCTTGCTGAAGACGATCGTTATTCTCAAGCAGATCTTGACCAAATCTACATCAACGTCCGAGATGCGGCTTATCATATCATCGAGCGCAAAGGGGCAACCTATTATGCGATTGGGCTTGGGCTCGTTCGGATCGTTCGTGCCATCCTCGGAAATGAGAACTGTCTGTTGACGGTCGGTGCGCATGTCGATGGGCAGTACGGAATTTCCGGTATCCATATTGGAGTTCCCGCCATCATCAATCGTCAAGGTGTGCGTGAAATCATTGAAGTCTCATTGACGGAAGAAGAGTTGAAGAAATTCCATCATTCTGCTGATGTATTACGTCAGACGCTTGAACCCGTCTTGCAAGGTTAACGGCGCGAAGCATGACGAAAACCTCATAAATAGAGAGCTTAAAAACTCAAATGGTGATCCTGTATCTTGGTGTCCACCTTTGAGTTTTTGTTATGAGAAAAAAGAAGAGGCAAACATCACTACTGTATTTAAGTGAAATTAAAGAGAAAAAATCTAGGTTTTATTTTACTAGAAAAAGGTTAAGTAAGAGATAGAAGCGTTTTTCCGTTATTTTTTGTACGTCATGAAACCCAAAAAAGGAGAGAATCGACAGTCATGTATACTTTTCGAAAATTAACTAAAGAGGATGCAGAACAATACTGGAATCTACGCCTTGAGGGATTAAAGAATCATCCAGATGCTTTCGGTCATTCGTTTGACGATGAACAGCAAACCCCGCTCCGCGAAGTACGAGAAGGTCTAGAAGGAGAACCCGACTCCGATGAGATTTGGCTCGGTATGTTCGACGGCGATGTATTGTTTGGGTTTGGTCAGGTCAAGCCATACGAACTGTCACGTGAGTCGCACAAAGCGATGATTTCCGGAGTATATGTTTCGCCTGAATATCGTGGAGGGACCGGTCGTGCTCTAATGGAGGCCTTGATCGACGAGGCGAAGAAGTTACCAGACGTTGAGCAAGTCATTCTTGCCGTATTATCAGGAAATGAAGCAGCGCAAAGTCTTTACGAATCGCTCGGCTTTGAAGTATATGCCGAAGATCCAGACTCTGTAAAATTAGAAGACGGCACATACCGCGATGATATTTGGATGAAAAAATACGTCTAAGTTCATTATATGGTGTGGACAAAAAGCTGTAGCAAAAAAGTGCTACAGCTTTTTCGCGTAGTGCATATAGGATATCAGTACCGACAAAGAATGAATATTTGTTATCATGAAAACAAAGCGGATAGTACGGTGTAGTCCGATTGAAAGGGAGCGAATGAACATGAAAGAAGTCATACGTACGATTGAAGAGCTGGTCTCGATTCCAAGTCCGACAGGTTCGACGAAAGAAGCGATTACATATGTAGAAAAGCGTTTGGTTGCAGACGGGATCACGTATCGCAAACTTGAAAAGGGAGCGATCTTAGCGACTTTGCCTGGCGCTTCAAACCGTACACGATTGCTGACGGCACACGTTGATACGTTAGGTGCAATGGTAAAAGAGATTTTACCAACGGGGCGACTCAGTTTATCACAGTTAGGTGGGTATGCTTGGACAGCGATCGAAGGAGAGAACTGTCTCATTCATAAGATGGACGGTCAAACGATTTCCGGTACGATTGTTTTCCATCATTCGAGTGTCCATACGTCACGCGAGACGAATAAAACGGAACGGTCCGCTGATAATATCGAAGTCCGACTTGATATTCGTTCGACGACAGCAGAAGAGACGCGCGTCGCGGGGATTGAAGTAGGAGACGTCGTGACGTTTGATCCGCGTTTCCTCTATACGGAAACGGGATTCGTGAAATCGCGCCATCTCGATGATAAAGCATCGGTTGCTTTGTTGCTCGAATTGATTAAAGAATGGAAAACCATCGACCTGCCACACACGGTCCAGATCCTGATTTCAAATTATGAAGAGGTTGGGTTCGGTGGAAATGCTGGATTCACGGAAGAAGTCGCAGAATATATCGCGGTCGACATGGGGGCGTTAGGAGATGGTCAGCACTCTGACGAATTCACGGTCTCGATTTGTGCAAAAGACGGTTCCGGTCCGTATGACTTAGGGTTACGTCATCAGCTAACACGTCTAGCACAACGCAATAGTATCCCATATAAAGTTGATATTTATCCGTTCTATAGTTCGGACGCTTCGGCAGCAGTGCGTGCGGGCCATGATGTTCGACACGGACTATTTGGTCCGGGGATTGAATCGAGCCATTCTTACGAGCGAACACATGAGACGTCATTACAAGCGACCTATGATTTGCTACATGCGTATGTAAAGGAGCCGATGGTCGATGAAGACACTGTATGATGTACAACAGTTACTTAAGACGTACGGAACATTCATCTATCTAGGAGAT
This region includes:
- the pstC gene encoding phosphate ABC transporter permease subunit PstC, with the protein product MNSTPNKSVRELIQQNRQQKFSMKNVMERVMPIVLFLCAFVSVVTTIGIILTLVIETEHFFEVVPFKEFFGSTSWYPLNSQPEYGIWPLVVGTLEITVIAMLVAVPIGLTSAIYLSEYASDRARRILKPILEVLAGVPTIVFGFFALTFVTPLLVKLIPGIQIYNALSPGIVVGIMIIPMIASISEDAMSSVPKKIRDGALALGSTRLEVALKVVVPAALSGIIASIVLGMSRAIGETMIVTIAGGSNPTAAVDPLEPVQTMTAYIVQVALGDAGFGTVEYYSIYAVGTLLFVFTLLMNLLANWITRRFREEY
- the pstA gene encoding phosphate ABC transporter permease PstA codes for the protein MALPEKQPVTKKFIDPVAVKKSISQRLVVNNVTKVIFLVGLFFGLVVLGILLYGVIRDGASWLSLEFLQNAPSRRAERAGIYPALMGSIYLMLLIIPMIFIIGVGAAIYLEEYAKKSRMTSFIEVNISNLAGVPSIVFGLLGLTFFVRNMGFGSTLIAGALTLALMSLPVVIVSSQEAIRAVPQAMRHASLALGASKWQTTFKVVLPASLPGVITGIILAVSRAIGETAPLIMVGAAIFIARAPEGIFSEFTALPIQIYNWTSRPQADFQGLAAAGIIVLMVILLTMNSLAIWIRNRFSKRY
- the pstB gene encoding phosphate ABC transporter ATP-binding protein PstB — protein: MNQPVAARESVYNVKDLNLWYGDDHALKDVNLDIKKNEVTAIIGPSGCGKSTFIKTLNRMVELVPIVRTNGAIEYHGRNIFDKEYGVEELRTSVGMVFQQPNPFPKSIYDNIAYGPRVHGVKNKKILDEIVERSLRRAAIWDEVKDRLNENAYGLSGGQQQRLCIARCLAIEPDVILMDEPTSALDPISTLKVEELVQELKSDYSIIIVTHNMQQAARVSDKTAFFLNGEVVEFDQTDRIFGNPSDKRTEDYISGRFG
- the phoU gene encoding phosphate signaling complex protein PhoU — translated: MAANRTIFGENLAILDQKVFLLARKTMQQIATTAEALEKYDQDIARGVIENDNELDDLELEINDDAILLIAKQQPVATDLRRIITAMKISSDLERIADYAGNISKAVLRVETFPYVIDISLLKEAFETLLDMTETAIVAYRDGDVEKAKALSDLDNVIDETTYKALRQYMRHMSLQPIVVDEVMQFTNICRYIERMGDHLTNVGEHLIYLEKGKHYDLNG
- a CDS encoding DUF4912 domain-containing protein, whose product is MLEQIIKMKEQGLTTKQIAAQLDTTEGKIKYAWTKYRKSLTEQPSVAAPKVKSKTVKQTKKSTAPVLDVVPSVQVVPSLERDAFGMATHYEDDILHAIVQSPTALYVYWELSELSKQLLETHYHTTFDSFRKELRIIDVTLVEYEQGQANRTYQFELPEMTNAWFVRPVAPNTTYIIEWGIQTIDGDFVPVLRSKPVETPRDEPVTDGRFAEVVHHWQYGEVEQPEWVEVLRPYSYFDRVR
- a CDS encoding 1,4-alpha-glucan branching protein domain-containing protein, with product MRKGYFSLVLHAHLPYIRHEEAHRLEERWMYEAISETYIPLLWEVNRLSRPLGWTVSISPPVIEMLADPLIQERYIEHIEDTLRLIRQELERELAQKERDALLFYQDRYQDLLNTFLHWEKDLNRAFRHYKEQGYLDLITCTATHGFSPHMLSEQAARSEIQTGLNCFERHYGFRPSGLWMPECAYTPGLDRILYEEGIRYTFVDEHSILNADPSPKHGIGAPVYSPHGVALFPRDQIISGKIWSSVIGYPGHPDYREFYRDLAYDREWDQIAEFMHPEGLRYDTGLKLHRVTGETDQKDYYVRDWAWQRTSEHAADFAQALGEHLDAHQGQDFPPFLVTAPFDAELFGHWWFEGPDFLGKAMERLEGQGIESISPAIFLERHFQDIDTAHVAMGTWGRKGYAEVWINERNDWMIRHLHQLEKRLAGVVARNRHQDALTVKAKRQLIREYLLAVSSDWPFILDGQTTAQYAANRFREHILRFEETERRLDAEELTVEWLDDRYREYPFLRDSDIEPDVFLTAHDYYVAVKREKSWNTDAILLFVRQYDASDRPASELARRLAAAGENVYVVTEHPEAYRFEEGVHVYGVQVTGLPLVQTYNQLAALNLAFLRQAQALSKIVDFAVIHNFNMETASAAQAIAKMKELPLVSNVYDVESERSPDRSGGLVVALKRLEGDALRQSAVVYLEREESRHGVEQEYHVEKKPLRFEENLEKPYQHVTNPKKNG
- the rpmG gene encoding 50S ribosomal protein L33 yields the protein MRVKITLACTETGDRTYITKKNKRNNPERLELKKYNPRLRKHTLHREVK
- a CDS encoding 5-formyltetrahydrofolate cyclo-ligase, with product MNKQEVRRLIKERLDVMENRTEKERLIYEHVLLLPEWQQATCVAITLAFRNECDTRMLIEQAWQEGKTVLIPKVVGDEMIFYEHGPEDQLQANQMGIAEPIASARRASLDQAELCLVPGRAYRRDGYRLGWGGGYYDRALVTYTGCKVSIAFSEQLLSDFEVEAFDIPVDLIVTDLEVIRC
- a CDS encoding DUF92 domain-containing protein; translation: MLSATILFCLLLAWTGRSFRLLTTSGAIMTLLVGSGVSFGFGWQGLVVLLLFFGSSSLLSKVGRSRKQSVDSIVEKDGARDGWQVLANGGLAFVAALAYAMTMDFAYLLLFLFVIAASNADTWASEIGPLSKRDPWSLKTLRRVPAGTSGAMSLIGTVGTIAGAAFIAIAAHWIFSLSLRDVLLVTSIGVLGSLLDTLFGAVGQRVYRCTVCGEYTEKREHHGQPTAYVSGIRFLGNDAVNVLTSGLASGIGFIIVRFW
- a CDS encoding L-lactate dehydrogenase — encoded protein: MELHAKVTRVALIGAGAVGSSFAYQMSTAGLCEELVIIDVNKAKAEGEAMDLNHGTPFSSSPMRIWAGDYADCREAEVVVITAGAPQKPGETRLDLVAKNALIMKEMIRQIMDSGFDGIIVVASNPVDIMAHLAWKYSGLPKARVFGSGTVLDTARLRQMLGEYFHIDSRNAHAYILGEHGDTEFAAWSNSRIYGKTIDELLAEDDRYSQADLDQIYINVRDAAYHIIERKGATYYAIGLGLVRIVRAILGNENCLLTVGAHVDGQYGISGIHIGVPAIINRQGVREIIEVSLTEEELKKFHHSADVLRQTLEPVLQG
- a CDS encoding GNAT family N-acetyltransferase, which encodes MYTFRKLTKEDAEQYWNLRLEGLKNHPDAFGHSFDDEQQTPLREVREGLEGEPDSDEIWLGMFDGDVLFGFGQVKPYELSRESHKAMISGVYVSPEYRGGTGRALMEALIDEAKKLPDVEQVILAVLSGNEAAQSLYESLGFEVYAEDPDSVKLEDGTYRDDIWMKKYV
- a CDS encoding M42 family metallopeptidase; this encodes MKEVIRTIEELVSIPSPTGSTKEAITYVEKRLVADGITYRKLEKGAILATLPGASNRTRLLTAHVDTLGAMVKEILPTGRLSLSQLGGYAWTAIEGENCLIHKMDGQTISGTIVFHHSSVHTSRETNKTERSADNIEVRLDIRSTTAEETRVAGIEVGDVVTFDPRFLYTETGFVKSRHLDDKASVALLLELIKEWKTIDLPHTVQILISNYEEVGFGGNAGFTEEVAEYIAVDMGALGDGQHSDEFTVSICAKDGSGPYDLGLRHQLTRLAQRNSIPYKVDIYPFYSSDASAAVRAGHDVRHGLFGPGIESSHSYERTHETSLQATYDLLHAYVKEPMVDEDTV